The Bos indicus x Bos taurus breed Angus x Brahman F1 hybrid chromosome 10, Bos_hybrid_MaternalHap_v2.0, whole genome shotgun sequence genome has a segment encoding these proteins:
- the LOC113899465 gene encoding olfactory receptor 4F21-like, whose product MDGGNHSVSEFVFLGLTYSWEFQLLLLVFSSVFYVASMTGNIFIVFSVTTDPHLHSPMYFLLASLSFIDLGACSVTSPKMIYDLFRKRKVISFGGCIAQIFFIHVIGGVEMVLLIAMAFDRYVAICKPLHYLSIMSPRMCILFLAAAWALGVSHSLFQLAFIVNLPFCGPNVLDSFYCDLPRLLRLACTDTYRLQFMVTVNSGFICVSSFFILLISYMFILLTVWKRSSGGSPKALSTLSAHITVVILFFGPTMFVYTWPHPNSQMDKFLALSDAVLTPFLNPVIYTFRNKEMKVAMKRAFRPFVIFRKIS is encoded by the coding sequence atggatggagggaatCACTCGGTGTCTGAGTTTGTATTTCTGGGACTCACTTATTCATGGGAGTTCCAGCTGCTCCTCCTGGTGTTCTCCTCTGTGTTCTATGTGGCAAGCATGACTGGAAACATCTTCATTGTGTTTTCTGTGACTACTGATCCTCACTTACATTCCCCCATGTACTTCCTACTGGCCAGCCTCTCCTTCATTGACTTGGGAGCCTGCTCTGTCACTTCTCCCAAGATGATCTATGACCTTTTCAGAAAGCGTAAAGTCATTTCTTTTGGAGGCTGCATTGCTCAGATCTTCTTCATCCATGTCATTGGTGGGGTGGAGATGGTGCTGCTCATAGCCATGGCCTTTGACAGATATGTTGCCATATGTAAGCCTCTCCACTATCTGAGCATCATGAGCCCGAGGATGTGCATTTTGTTTCTGGCTGCTGCCTGGGCCCTTGGTGTCAGCCACTCACTGTTCCAGCTAGCATTTATTGTTAATTTGCCCTTCTGTGGTCCGAATGTATTGGACAGCTTTTACTGTGATCTTCCTCGGCTCCTCAGACTGGCCTGTACAGATACTTACAGACTTCAGTTCATGGTCACTGTCAACAGTGGGTTTATCTGTGTTAGTTCCTTCTTTATACTCCTCATCTCCTATATGTTCATCCTGTTAACTGTTTGGAAACGCTCCTCAGGTGGTTCACCCAAGGCCCTGTCCACTTTGTCAGCTCACATCACTGTggttattttgttctttggtcCAACCATGTTTGTCTATACATGGCCGCACCCCAATTCCCAAATGGACAAGTTTCTTGCTCTTTCTGATGCTGTTCTCactccttttttaaatccagtcaTCTACACATTCAGGAATAAAGAGATGAAGGTAGCAATGAAGAGAGCTTTCAGACCATTCGTGATTTTTAGGAAGATTTCATAA